A genomic segment from Actinomyces lilanjuaniae encodes:
- a CDS encoding sugar ABC transporter permease: MPLRRWAQEVGWRHVVGLLALAFAAFPVLYVVSASLNPQGTLASTGLVPTEVSLANYTELLSGRHGPFHRWYLNSMLVCTTVAGTQVLFSLLGAYAFSRFRFTGRRGGLLTVLLIMMFPATLSMIAVYTMISDLGQVLPAVGLNTLVGYSLALMGGSLGQVWLIKGSFDTVPRELDEAAVLDGCTHWQVFWLVLLPTLRPIVATTFLLAFISVISEFLLGGIFLTDGSVKTLAVGLYGLLDANRSSNLGVFAAGAVLTMLPVIALFQLLQRYIVADSTLGSVKG, translated from the coding sequence ATGCCCCTGAGGCGGTGGGCGCAGGAAGTGGGGTGGCGCCATGTCGTGGGGCTCCTCGCCCTGGCCTTCGCCGCGTTCCCGGTCCTGTACGTCGTCTCCGCATCGCTCAACCCCCAGGGCACGCTGGCCTCGACCGGCCTGGTCCCCACCGAGGTGAGCCTGGCAAACTACACGGAACTGCTCTCCGGACGCCACGGTCCTTTTCACCGGTGGTACCTCAACAGCATGCTGGTGTGCACGACGGTGGCCGGCACACAGGTCCTCTTCTCCCTGCTGGGCGCCTACGCCTTCTCACGCTTCCGCTTCACCGGTCGCCGGGGAGGCCTGCTGACGGTGCTGCTGATCATGATGTTCCCCGCGACCCTGTCCATGATCGCCGTCTACACCATGATCTCCGACCTTGGCCAGGTCCTGCCCGCCGTGGGTCTCAACACCCTGGTCGGCTACAGCCTGGCCCTCATGGGCGGCTCACTGGGGCAGGTGTGGCTGATCAAGGGCTCCTTCGACACCGTTCCCCGCGAGCTGGACGAGGCTGCCGTCCTTGACGGGTGCACCCACTGGCAGGTGTTCTGGCTGGTCCTGCTCCCCACGCTGCGCCCCATCGTCGCCACAACCTTCCTGCTGGCCTTTATCAGTGTCATCAGCGAGTTCCTCCTGGGAGGGATCTTCCTGACCGACGGCTCCGTCAAGACGCTGGCCGTCGGCCTCTACGGGCTGCTCGACGCCAACCGCTCCAGCAACCTCGGCGTGTTCGCTGCCGGGGCCGTCCTGACGATGCTTCCTGTCATCGCCCTGTTCCAGCTCCTCCAGCGCTATATCGTCGCCGACTCGACCCTGGGCTCTGTCAAAGGATAG
- a CDS encoding carbohydrate ABC transporter permease yields MAAAAATERPGTSVLVVRGRGRAASRIRSRVLTYVGLTVAAVVAVFPLLFMIFSSLKSDDQIFADLGTVRAFLPVGELSLDNYEGVFNRVPAGRFILNSVIVTVLIVGLGLVVNSMIGFAISRMRWRGRNIILSLVLATLMVPFETIAVPLVFWVARLPSVQWVVDGFLVRQGMLNTYQVQILPYVANALAIFLFSQHFGDIPKEIDEAARVDGAGWWTIYRRIVVPLSGPTFATVAIIMMLPAWNSYLWPLMVVQQESMRPVSVGMQYFFQLNPVWGEVMAYGTLITLPVLVVFVIFQRSFVQSLAGTAVKG; encoded by the coding sequence ATGGCCGCTGCGGCTGCTACCGAACGACCCGGCACCAGCGTCCTTGTCGTCAGGGGCCGAGGCCGTGCCGCCTCCAGGATCCGCTCCAGGGTCCTGACCTATGTCGGACTGACCGTCGCGGCGGTCGTCGCTGTCTTCCCGCTGCTGTTCATGATCTTCTCCTCGCTCAAGAGCGACGACCAGATCTTTGCTGACCTTGGCACCGTGCGGGCTTTCCTGCCCGTGGGAGAGCTGAGCCTGGACAACTACGAGGGAGTGTTCAACCGCGTCCCCGCAGGCCGGTTCATCCTCAACTCCGTCATCGTTACCGTGCTCATCGTGGGGCTCGGGTTGGTCGTCAACTCAATGATCGGCTTCGCCATCTCACGTATGCGCTGGAGGGGAAGGAACATCATCCTGTCCCTCGTGCTGGCCACCCTCATGGTGCCCTTCGAGACCATTGCCGTGCCGCTGGTCTTCTGGGTCGCCCGGCTGCCCTCAGTCCAGTGGGTCGTCGACGGCTTCCTGGTCAGGCAGGGCATGCTCAACACCTACCAGGTGCAGATTCTGCCCTACGTGGCCAACGCGCTGGCGATCTTCCTGTTCTCTCAGCACTTCGGCGACATCCCCAAGGAGATCGACGAGGCTGCCCGTGTGGACGGCGCCGGGTGGTGGACAATCTACCGCAGGATCGTCGTACCGCTGTCCGGCCCGACCTTCGCTACGGTCGCCATCATCATGATGCTGCCTGCCTGGAACTCCTACCTGTGGCCGCTCATGGTGGTCCAGCAGGAGTCCATGCGGCCGGTGAGCGTGGGAATGCAGTACTTCTTCCAGCTCAACCCGGTGTGGGGCGAGGTCATGGCCTACGGCACCCTTATCACCCTTCCCGTGCTCGTCGTCTTCGTCATCTTCCAGCGCTCCTTCGTGCAGTCGCTGGCGGGTACTGCGGTCAAAGGGTGA
- a CDS encoding DUF3043 domain-containing protein, with protein sequence MSPSKSRRETAQPEPAPAAPRSAGKGRPTPRRKDAQARGLRPVVPVDRKAAKRQARAARDEAWQRQREAMATGDERYLPARDKGPVRRYVRDFVDARYCVGELFMPLTFFLMLLMLGLSSWLALASAYLMLAVYVVFLLAIGDSVLCWWQVRRRLDTAFGRDKAREQGSVFFYTFMRCMQLRRWRQPAPQVRRREFPA encoded by the coding sequence GTGAGTCCGTCGAAGAGCCGCCGTGAGACCGCCCAGCCGGAACCAGCACCCGCCGCCCCCCGGTCCGCGGGGAAGGGGCGCCCCACTCCCCGGCGTAAGGACGCGCAGGCCCGGGGACTGCGCCCTGTCGTGCCTGTGGACCGCAAGGCGGCCAAGAGGCAGGCGCGGGCGGCACGGGACGAGGCCTGGCAACGTCAGCGCGAGGCCATGGCCACCGGCGACGAGAGGTACCTGCCAGCCAGGGACAAGGGTCCCGTCCGGCGCTACGTCCGCGACTTCGTGGACGCGCGCTACTGCGTTGGGGAGCTCTTCATGCCCCTGACCTTCTTCCTGATGCTGCTTATGCTGGGACTGTCCTCCTGGCTCGCGCTCGCCTCCGCCTACCTCATGCTCGCAGTCTATGTCGTCTTCCTCCTGGCTATCGGGGACTCCGTCCTGTGCTGGTGGCAGGTACGCCGCAGGCTCGACACGGCCTTCGGTAGGGACAAGGCGCGGGAGCAGGGGTCCGTCTTCTTCTACACCTTCATGCGCTGCATGCAGCTGCGGCGCTGGCGCCAGCCTGCCCCCCAGGTGCGCCGACGTGAGTTCCCCGCCTAG
- a CDS encoding quinone-dependent dihydroorotate dehydrogenase — MFYELFYKTVLTRVDPERIHDVCLEAIETVSRVPLARDMARQVWGRRPAFPVPSANQGGPFARPVPGLLGLAAGMDKEGGAVEGLDMLGFGFVEVGTVTAQPQEGNDRPRMWRYPATRAIRNRMGFNSSGADEAARRLRALRSTVRGRSIVVGANIGKNRSTSLANAVGDYRYCASRLARWVDYLVVNVSSPNTPGLRSLQDVSSLRPILSAVRQAGDEAAGRHVPLLVKIAPDLADEDVDAVAALVLDMGLDGVVATNTTTDHDLGEGGLSGAPLLSRALEVVRRLRQQLGEQPTIIGVGGISSILDAELMLEAGADLLQAYSAFVYNGPAWPGRVNRALALGHPRR; from the coding sequence GTGTTCTACGAGCTGTTCTACAAGACCGTCCTGACCCGCGTTGACCCGGAGCGTATCCACGACGTGTGCCTGGAGGCGATCGAGACCGTCAGCCGGGTTCCCCTCGCGCGCGACATGGCGCGCCAGGTGTGGGGGCGGCGTCCGGCGTTCCCGGTGCCCAGCGCCAACCAGGGAGGGCCCTTCGCGCGGCCGGTGCCCGGCCTCCTGGGACTGGCCGCAGGTATGGACAAGGAGGGCGGGGCAGTTGAGGGCCTGGACATGCTTGGCTTCGGCTTCGTCGAGGTCGGGACCGTGACTGCCCAGCCTCAGGAGGGCAATGACAGGCCCCGCATGTGGCGCTACCCGGCGACGCGGGCCATCCGCAACCGCATGGGGTTCAACAGCTCGGGGGCCGACGAGGCCGCCAGGAGGCTGCGTGCGTTGCGCTCCACGGTACGCGGGCGCAGCATCGTTGTGGGTGCCAACATCGGTAAGAACAGGTCGACGTCCTTGGCTAACGCGGTAGGTGACTACCGCTACTGCGCCTCCAGGCTGGCCCGGTGGGTCGACTACCTCGTAGTCAACGTCTCCAGCCCGAACACACCTGGGCTGCGCAGTCTCCAGGACGTCAGCTCCCTGCGCCCGATCCTCAGCGCGGTGCGCCAGGCTGGTGACGAGGCGGCTGGTCGCCACGTCCCGCTCCTGGTCAAGATCGCTCCTGACCTGGCTGACGAGGACGTTGACGCTGTAGCCGCTCTGGTGCTGGACATGGGGCTGGACGGCGTAGTGGCGACCAACACCACCACAGACCATGACCTGGGGGAGGGGGGGCTGTCCGGGGCGCCGCTGCTGTCCCGGGCGCTGGAGGTCGTGCGCCGCCTCCGCCAGCAGCTGGGGGAGCAGCCGACCATCATCGGAGTGGGTGGTATCTCCTCGATCCTGGATGCCGAACTCATGCTTGAGGCTGGAGCCGACCTGCTCCAGGCCTACTCTGCGTTCGTCTACAACGGCCCCGCCTGGCCGGGCCGTGTCAACCGTGCCCTGGCCCTGGGCCACCCCAGGCGCTGA
- the ypfJ gene encoding KPN_02809 family neutral zinc metallopeptidase has translation MSFNRDIKIDPNRVSTRSGGRRGAFIGGGSVLTVVALMLVSQLTGIDLTGLLGAQQDTTQVSTSSTIDTSVCTDGVSANEYTQCRMIATAESLDAVWGAQLPAQAGQAYRQPQFVLWDGSSVSSACGNASSAVGPFYCSGDESVYLDMSFFTDMERTLGAQDTPLAEEYIVAHEFGHHVQHLTGSMAAADRSGAGATSDSVRLELQADCYAGVWVSHAATTPDPDTGQPFLVTPTSAEIQTAINAAESVGDDHIQQRSSGPVDSDSWTHGSSQQRVRWFTTGMEQGTVSACDTFAVSPDRL, from the coding sequence ATGTCCTTCAACCGCGACATCAAGATCGACCCGAACCGCGTCTCCACCCGTTCCGGTGGCAGACGCGGCGCGTTCATCGGCGGCGGGTCGGTCCTGACCGTCGTGGCACTCATGCTCGTCTCCCAGCTGACCGGCATCGACCTGACCGGTCTGCTGGGAGCCCAGCAGGACACGACGCAGGTCTCAACCTCCTCCACGATCGACACCTCCGTGTGCACGGACGGGGTCAGCGCCAATGAGTACACCCAGTGCCGCATGATCGCCACCGCAGAGTCCCTGGACGCCGTCTGGGGAGCGCAGCTGCCCGCCCAGGCGGGCCAGGCCTACCGACAGCCCCAGTTCGTCCTGTGGGACGGCTCCTCGGTCAGCTCGGCCTGCGGAAACGCCTCCAGCGCCGTCGGCCCCTTCTACTGCTCCGGGGATGAGAGCGTCTACCTGGACATGAGCTTCTTCACCGACATGGAACGAACCCTGGGAGCCCAGGACACGCCCCTGGCCGAGGAGTACATTGTCGCCCACGAGTTCGGCCACCACGTCCAGCACCTGACCGGGAGCATGGCTGCGGCGGACCGCTCCGGGGCCGGGGCGACGTCAGACTCAGTACGCCTGGAGCTCCAGGCCGACTGCTACGCGGGTGTGTGGGTCAGTCACGCCGCGACGACGCCGGACCCGGACACCGGGCAGCCCTTCCTGGTGACCCCCACCTCTGCGGAGATCCAGACCGCGATCAACGCCGCCGAGTCCGTGGGGGACGACCACATCCAGCAGCGCAGCTCGGGGCCAGTAGACTCTGACTCCTGGACCCACGGCTCCTCCCAGCAGCGTGTGCGCTGGTTCACCACGGGCATGGAGCAGGGGACAGTGTCAGCCTGCGACACCTTCGCCGTCAGCCCTGACCGGCTCTGA
- a CDS encoding ABC transporter permease subunit has translation MTFSAPTAPAGTTTTAGLLGRVVVVSMTLAVTVYLVPLLVRFQMWTWLVIVLLSAASAAALYSTRRLVPGKYLFPGTFFLAVFLVVPAVLTVQTSFTNFGDGFRGTKEEAITSITNNSVVQTANSPVYNLSVATVGSVSEGPFTLFLVDPATGRVLYGGDGETVREAAPEVTVTDGYVTSAPGYTILSPREVNDAYETVSALTLTVSDSSAIRVQGVRAAFEGTRRMVYDEAADTITDTATNEVYSVEKVGLSERFVNKDGRSLPQSWRQGVGLANYERLLTRSDLASQFLGAFLWTLTFALLSVLLTFVVGFALALALNDRRMRGQRLYRSLLLLPYAVPGFISLLVWSSFYNQDFGLINEVLHLDVPWLSSTTAARAAVLITNTWMGFPYMFIVCTGALQSIPSDLTEAARIDGASSLQITWRITTPLLLVAVAPLLVSTFAFNFNNFNAIELLTEGGPFAAGEYTRGGTDILISMVYRIAFGGSGADYGLASAVSVVLFVITGVLAAVQFRAIRTLEDIR, from the coding sequence ATGACCTTCTCTGCTCCCACCGCGCCTGCCGGGACGACGACCACGGCAGGTCTCCTGGGCCGTGTCGTCGTCGTATCGATGACCCTGGCCGTCACGGTCTACCTAGTGCCACTGCTCGTCCGGTTCCAGATGTGGACGTGGCTGGTGATCGTGCTCCTGTCGGCCGCGTCAGCAGCCGCGCTGTACTCCACACGCAGGCTGGTCCCGGGCAAGTACCTGTTCCCCGGTACCTTCTTCCTCGCAGTCTTCCTTGTCGTACCTGCCGTCCTGACAGTCCAGACCTCCTTCACAAACTTCGGTGACGGCTTCCGTGGCACCAAGGAGGAGGCTATTACCTCCATCACGAACAACTCGGTGGTCCAGACTGCCAACTCCCCCGTCTACAACCTGTCGGTCGCTACCGTCGGCAGCGTCTCCGAGGGTCCGTTCACCCTCTTCCTGGTCGACCCTGCCACCGGCAGAGTCCTTTACGGCGGTGATGGAGAGACTGTCCGGGAGGCGGCCCCCGAGGTCACAGTGACCGACGGGTACGTCACCTCCGCCCCGGGCTACACGATACTGAGTCCCCGAGAGGTCAACGACGCCTATGAGACCGTATCAGCACTGACCCTGACGGTGTCCGACAGCAGCGCCATCAGGGTCCAGGGGGTCCGTGCGGCCTTCGAGGGAACCAGACGGATGGTCTATGACGAGGCTGCCGACACCATCACGGACACCGCCACCAACGAGGTCTACTCCGTGGAGAAGGTAGGGCTGTCCGAGCGCTTCGTCAACAAGGACGGTCGAAGCCTCCCCCAGTCCTGGAGGCAGGGCGTGGGCCTTGCCAACTACGAACGGCTCCTCACCCGCTCCGACCTGGCGTCCCAGTTTCTCGGGGCCTTCCTGTGGACTCTGACCTTTGCCCTCCTGTCCGTCCTTCTCACCTTTGTCGTCGGGTTCGCGCTGGCCCTGGCCCTCAACGACCGCCGGATGCGCGGTCAGAGGCTGTACCGCTCTCTCCTCCTGCTGCCCTACGCGGTCCCCGGGTTCATATCCCTGCTGGTCTGGTCCAGTTTCTACAACCAGGACTTCGGGCTCATCAACGAGGTGCTGCACCTTGACGTCCCGTGGCTGTCGAGCACTACGGCGGCCAGGGCCGCGGTCCTCATCACCAACACGTGGATGGGCTTCCCCTACATGTTTATTGTGTGTACTGGGGCACTGCAGTCTATTCCCTCCGACCTCACGGAGGCGGCGCGGATAGACGGTGCCAGCAGCCTCCAGATCACGTGGCGGATCACCACGCCGCTCTTGCTAGTCGCCGTCGCCCCCCTCCTGGTTAGCACCTTCGCCTTCAACTTCAACAACTTCAACGCCATCGAGCTGTTGACGGAGGGAGGCCCCTTCGCCGCAGGGGAGTACACCCGTGGAGGCACGGACATCCTCATCTCCATGGTCTACCGCATCGCCTTCGGCGGCTCGGGGGCGGACTACGGGCTCGCCTCGGCCGTGTCCGTGGTCCTCTTCGTCATCACGGGGGTGCTGGCTGCGGTCCAGTTCCGAGCCATCCGCACCCTTGAGGACATCCGCTGA
- a CDS encoding glycerate kinase, translated as MRVLMAPGDMRAQPSGTPLVGEGCAGLAAPQVAAALARGWQEARGADVVVQAPVADGGPGSAQVVPSDMVTVREALQGQGPVGQVREVDLLQLAPASGAGPGGGRASGRTWFLDAARLVALPADPAQARQEAREGTTYGLGAVVAQALRRTAPADTLLVGLSRSAVHDGGAGAVAALGGVRGGRALVEGRSLGLVLADGVALGGMDGAGAGLGMTVGVQEWEAQERDRLACRHAADLLRVAQTGRLEGLTVLGDSQPQRLTPTTWGTGAAGGTALVLRALGAWALPGARVMARLTGLERSVRRQDLVVTAAGEVYDLLEDSPVAVVARAAQGRALPVVLVAGRSLLPRGERAGAGVSSVYSLEQPHTDGGGWDAGGEQALRQRLEEMGARLARSWSR; from the coding sequence ATGAGGGTCCTCATGGCCCCTGGCGACATGCGTGCGCAGCCGAGCGGGACTCCCTTGGTGGGGGAGGGCTGCGCTGGGCTGGCGGCGCCGCAGGTCGCGGCAGCCCTGGCCAGAGGGTGGCAGGAGGCGCGCGGTGCCGACGTCGTGGTGCAGGCTCCCGTCGCTGACGGCGGTCCTGGGTCGGCCCAGGTGGTGCCTTCCGACATGGTGACGGTACGTGAGGCTCTTCAAGGGCAGGGGCCTGTGGGCCAGGTCCGGGAGGTGGACCTGCTGCAGCTTGCCCCCGCTTCCGGAGCGGGTCCAGGTGGTGGTAGGGCGTCGGGGCGGACCTGGTTCCTTGATGCCGCACGGCTGGTCGCGCTACCTGCCGACCCGGCCCAGGCCCGCCAGGAGGCGCGAGAGGGGACCACCTATGGACTGGGTGCCGTGGTTGCCCAGGCCCTGCGCCGTACGGCTCCTGCTGACACCCTGCTGGTCGGGCTGTCGCGGTCGGCTGTCCATGACGGTGGTGCCGGTGCTGTTGCCGCTCTGGGAGGTGTCAGGGGTGGTCGCGCCCTCGTGGAGGGGCGCAGCCTGGGCCTGGTGCTGGCTGACGGTGTCGCGCTGGGAGGCATGGACGGTGCCGGAGCGGGCCTGGGCATGACCGTGGGTGTCCAGGAGTGGGAGGCTCAGGAGCGCGACCGGCTGGCCTGTCGCCACGCGGCCGACCTGCTTCGGGTGGCCCAGACAGGCAGGCTTGAGGGGCTGACTGTCCTGGGAGACAGTCAGCCTCAGCGGCTTACACCCACGACCTGGGGGACCGGGGCGGCCGGAGGTACCGCACTGGTGCTACGTGCGCTGGGGGCCTGGGCGCTACCGGGCGCGCGTGTCATGGCCCGGTTGACTGGCCTGGAGAGGTCTGTCCGTAGGCAGGACCTTGTGGTTACCGCTGCTGGAGAGGTCTATGACCTGCTTGAGGACAGCCCGGTGGCGGTGGTGGCGCGTGCTGCCCAGGGCCGGGCGCTTCCCGTCGTCCTGGTGGCAGGACGGAGCCTTCTTCCTCGGGGAGAGCGTGCTGGTGCCGGCGTCTCCTCGGTCTACTCCCTGGAGCAGCCCCACACCGACGGCGGTGGCTGGGACGCCGGAGGCGAGCAGGCTCTGCGGCAGCGGCTGGAGGAGATGGGGGCCCGGCTGGCGCGCAGCTGGTCGCGGTAG
- a CDS encoding aldo/keto reductase family protein translates to MVTYRHLGSSGLKITEITYGNWLTHGSQVEADTATACVHTALDLGITSFDTADVYANTVAEEVLGRALAGQRRESLEIFTKVYWPVGPKGPNDVGLSRKHIMEGIDGSLRRLGTDYVDLYQAHRYDYATPLEETMQAFADVVRSGKALYIGVSEWTADQIRAGQELATQMGFRLVSNQPQYSALWRVIEEKVIPTSKELGLGQIVWSPMAQGVLSGKYLPGQKPPAGSRATDDKGGQQMISRWMRDDILTAVQGLRPVAQEAGLSLPQLALAWVLQNPNVSAAIIGASRPEQLEENVRASGVVLDPEVMAAVDTALQGAVLTDPALTTSPQERPA, encoded by the coding sequence ATGGTTACTTATCGTCACCTAGGCTCATCCGGACTGAAGATCACTGAGATCACCTACGGCAACTGGCTGACTCACGGGTCCCAGGTGGAGGCGGACACCGCCACGGCCTGCGTTCACACCGCCCTGGACCTGGGCATCACGAGCTTTGACACCGCCGACGTCTACGCCAACACCGTGGCGGAGGAGGTCCTGGGGCGGGCGCTGGCGGGGCAACGCCGCGAGTCCCTGGAGATCTTCACCAAGGTCTACTGGCCTGTCGGCCCCAAAGGCCCCAACGACGTCGGCCTGTCGCGCAAGCACATCATGGAGGGCATCGACGGCTCGCTCAGGCGTCTGGGCACCGACTACGTCGACCTCTACCAGGCGCACCGCTACGACTACGCCACCCCGCTGGAGGAGACCATGCAGGCCTTTGCCGACGTGGTGCGCTCCGGCAAGGCGCTGTACATCGGCGTCTCGGAGTGGACGGCGGACCAGATCCGGGCCGGCCAGGAGCTGGCCACCCAGATGGGCTTCCGCCTGGTGTCCAACCAGCCTCAGTACTCCGCCCTGTGGCGGGTCATTGAGGAAAAGGTCATCCCTACCTCCAAGGAGCTGGGACTGGGCCAGATCGTATGGTCTCCCATGGCCCAAGGAGTCCTGTCCGGCAAGTATCTGCCTGGCCAGAAGCCGCCAGCAGGCTCACGGGCCACGGACGACAAAGGGGGGCAGCAGATGATCTCGCGCTGGATGCGCGACGACATCCTGACCGCTGTGCAGGGGCTGCGGCCGGTCGCGCAGGAGGCGGGCCTGTCACTGCCGCAGCTGGCGCTCGCCTGGGTCCTGCAGAACCCGAACGTCTCGGCAGCCATCATCGGGGCCTCCCGACCCGAGCAGCTAGAGGAGAACGTCAGGGCCTCCGGGGTTGTCCTGGACCCCGAGGTCATGGCTGCGGTAGACACGGCGCTCCAGGGAGCGGTCCTCACCGACCCCGCACTGACCACCTCGCCGCAGGAGCGTCCCGCATAG
- a CDS encoding glycosidase has translation MTTTTTLIHRPYDGPRQWWRQALVYELASPALGATDLERTGPLLDHVASLGLDTVLVRPSLVDTDTEADAVVGFTERAHQRGIRVLARVSGALGPVTGPHVQHDTRIVTGKETEGEDLLRRAEAFLAAGADGIDLGMIVPPEVRQATDLEVLSSYFALLRHTVSRYVSEGVIGADVSTDYPDSLRHHLQEDWVHHLRDDYLALVRWDASSLTSHLGRSLNEHDQFQAPPVWRYLPSHVVLAEMAPGDGRRWYSASRKERLRRANALQTMMLALPGSVYLRQGDEIALADQDKPGTPLELADLVSQQAQQQASQFGSPVATVRHAAYLRRENDLAGAPLAFVSGLEWCPQQTLTFLVRGVLVLVNTSSAPVVLPREARVLLASSPLSQDEGSLLVPAATTTWIEASTVA, from the coding sequence GTGACGACTACGACGACGCTCATCCACCGGCCCTATGACGGGCCGCGCCAGTGGTGGCGCCAGGCACTGGTCTACGAGCTAGCCTCTCCCGCCCTGGGGGCTACCGACCTGGAGCGTACCGGCCCCCTCCTTGACCACGTCGCCTCCCTTGGGCTGGACACGGTACTGGTGCGCCCCAGCCTGGTCGACACCGACACCGAGGCGGATGCCGTCGTCGGCTTCACCGAGCGCGCCCACCAGCGTGGTATCCGCGTCCTGGCACGGGTCTCCGGCGCCCTGGGCCCAGTGACCGGGCCGCACGTCCAGCACGACACTCGTATCGTCACTGGTAAAGAGACCGAGGGTGAGGACCTGCTTCGCCGTGCCGAGGCCTTCCTCGCAGCAGGTGCCGACGGCATCGACCTGGGGATGATCGTGCCCCCGGAGGTGAGACAGGCGACCGACCTGGAGGTGCTGAGCTCCTACTTCGCCCTCCTGCGGCACACGGTGAGCCGCTACGTGAGCGAGGGAGTCATCGGGGCAGACGTCTCCACCGACTACCCTGACTCCTTGCGCCACCACCTCCAGGAGGACTGGGTCCACCACCTCCGTGACGACTACCTTGCCCTGGTGCGCTGGGACGCCTCGTCGCTGACCTCCCACCTCGGCCGGTCCCTCAACGAGCACGACCAGTTCCAGGCACCTCCTGTCTGGCGTTACCTTCCCTCACACGTCGTACTGGCAGAGATGGCCCCGGGAGACGGGCGGCGCTGGTACTCCGCGTCCCGGAAGGAGCGGCTGCGACGGGCTAACGCCCTACAGACCATGATGCTGGCACTACCAGGCTCCGTCTACCTGCGCCAGGGCGACGAGATCGCCCTGGCGGACCAGGACAAGCCCGGCACCCCCCTCGAGCTGGCCGACCTGGTCAGCCAGCAGGCGCAGCAGCAGGCGTCCCAGTTCGGCTCCCCCGTGGCCACGGTGCGCCACGCGGCCTACCTGCGCCGCGAGAACGACCTGGCCGGCGCCCCGCTGGCCTTTGTCTCCGGCCTGGAGTGGTGCCCCCAGCAGACCCTCACCTTCCTGGTGCGCGGGGTCCTGGTCCTGGTCAACACCTCCAGCGCCCCGGTGGTCCTGCCCCGGGAGGCACGGGTGCTTCTAGCCTCCTCCCCGCTGAGTCAGGACGAGGGAAGCCTCCTTGTCCCTGCCGCGACAACCACCTGGATCGAGGCCTCCACCGTGGCCTAG
- a CDS encoding sugar ABC transporter substrate-binding protein: protein MRDDSADLVIWADEPKARSVEDAARAWGEEQGITVAVQVIADDQQDTFITANQAGNGPDIMLGAHDWIGNLVQNGTITPVTISEEDRSNISEVALSAVTYDGQTYGVPYAVETLGLFVNKSLTNVVAPESVEELVEAGREADTGTILSLPVGEEGNAYHLQPIYTAGGGYLFGRNEDGSYNPDDLGVGKEGSLQAAERISELGSDGVLKKSVTDDNYISLFTEGKAPYLVSGPWALADIKAAGIDYQLSEIPGFKDVPDSQALPFAGVNCFYVASRGRNRAFAESLVTHVATSSSFAEKMFALNELPPAQKDLADRLSADNPDMVSFSDLAAQTDPMPSIPEMSAVWMPLAAAQANIVAGADPVSTMTSAGEQITSSLAG, encoded by the coding sequence GTGCGTGACGACAGCGCTGACCTGGTGATCTGGGCTGACGAGCCGAAGGCGCGCTCCGTCGAGGACGCTGCCAGGGCCTGGGGTGAGGAACAGGGCATCACGGTGGCGGTCCAGGTGATCGCAGACGACCAGCAGGACACGTTCATCACGGCCAACCAGGCAGGTAACGGCCCCGACATCATGCTGGGAGCCCACGACTGGATCGGCAACCTCGTCCAGAACGGGACCATCACTCCTGTCACGATCAGCGAGGAGGACAGGAGCAACATCAGCGAGGTCGCCCTGAGCGCCGTCACCTATGACGGCCAGACCTACGGGGTCCCCTACGCCGTAGAGACCCTGGGCCTGTTCGTCAACAAGTCCCTGACAAACGTCGTCGCCCCCGAGTCCGTCGAGGAACTCGTCGAGGCAGGCAGGGAAGCGGACACCGGTACCATCTTGTCCCTGCCTGTCGGCGAGGAGGGAAACGCCTACCACCTCCAGCCCATCTACACCGCCGGCGGCGGGTACCTCTTCGGCAGGAACGAGGACGGCTCCTACAACCCCGATGACCTGGGAGTAGGCAAGGAGGGTTCTCTTCAGGCCGCTGAGCGGATCTCAGAGCTGGGCAGTGACGGGGTGCTCAAGAAGTCAGTGACAGACGACAACTACATCTCCCTGTTCACGGAGGGAAAGGCTCCCTACCTGGTCTCAGGACCCTGGGCGCTGGCTGACATCAAGGCGGCCGGGATCGACTACCAGCTCTCCGAGATCCCTGGCTTCAAGGATGTCCCGGACAGCCAGGCTCTGCCCTTCGCGGGCGTCAACTGCTTCTACGTCGCCTCCAGGGGGAGGAACAGGGCCTTCGCGGAGAGCCTCGTGACGCACGTCGCCACCAGCTCCTCCTTCGCGGAGAAGATGTTTGCCCTCAACGAGCTCCCTCCTGCGCAGAAGGACCTGGCAGACCGGCTCTCCGCCGACAACCCGGACATGGTCTCCTTCTCCGATCTCGCCGCGCAGACGGACCCCATGCCCTCGATCCCTGAAATGTCAGCCGTGTGGATGCCCCTGGCAGCGGCCCAGGCCAACATTGTCGCCGGCGCGGACCCGGTGTCGACCATGACCAGCGCCGGGGAGCAGATCACCTCCTCCCTGGCCGGGTAA